A region of Heteronotia binoei isolate CCM8104 ecotype False Entrance Well chromosome 2, APGP_CSIRO_Hbin_v1, whole genome shotgun sequence DNA encodes the following proteins:
- the ARMC6 gene encoding armadillo repeat-containing protein 6 encodes MRTWKDLKSFALYVGSVVSVLLTPFTEDCSVLTEICATLARLSVRNEFCQEIVDLGGLNFMVALLADCIDHQELVKQVLSAIRAIAGNDDVKDAIVNAGGTDLIVLAMSRHLASPQACEQSCAALCMLALRKPENCRVIMEGGGALAALQAMKMHPREVTVQKQACMLIRNLVSRTRDFSQPILEMGAENLITEARTAHRDCDDVAKAALRDLGCKVELRELWTGQKGGLAH; translated from the exons ATGAGGACTTGGAAAGATTTGAAGAGCTTTGCGCTTTACGTGGGCTCTGTAGTCTCTGTGCTATTGACAC CCTTCACCGAAGATTGCAGCGTCTTGACGGAAATCTGCGCCACCCTCGCCCGCCTGTCTGTCCGGAATGAGTTTTGCCAGGAGATAGTTGACCTTGGGGGCTTAAATTTCATGGTGGCATTGCTGGCTGATTGCATCGACCATCAG GAGCTGGTGAAGCAAGTGCTGAGTGCTATCCGGGCCATTGCAGGCAACGATGACGTGAAGGACGCCATCGTGAACGCCGGAGGGACCGATCTCATTGTGTTGGCCATGAGTCGCCACCTGGCCAGCCCTCAG GCGTGTGAGCAGAGCTGCGCGGCCCTGTGCATGTTGGCCTTGCGCAAGCCAGAGAACTGCCGCGTCATCATGGAAGGCGGGGGAGCCTTGGCGGCGTTGCAGGCCATGAAGATGCATCCCAGAGAAGTCACTGTACAG AAACAGGCCTGCATGCTGATCCGCAACCTCGTCTCCCGCACCAGGGACTTTTCCCAGCCTATCCTGGAGATGGGTGCCGAGAACTTGATCACGGAAGCCCGGACGGCGCACAGGGACTGCGACGACGTGGCCAAAgcggccttgcgggacctcggtTGTAAAGTGGAGCTGCGGGAGCTCTGGACGGGCCAGAAGGGAGGCCTCGCGCACTGA